One stretch of Prunus persica cultivar Lovell chromosome G1, Prunus_persica_NCBIv2, whole genome shotgun sequence DNA includes these proteins:
- the LOC109946531 gene encoding uncharacterized protein LOC109946531, whose amino-acid sequence MADGSRSRTEAAQLNQSPQERVRNRFHGRPRTLYEQEPQGERTEQVLQQNENSEAENTDQGNETNNINENYFPAFESIDVGIQEAYNEDGESGDRARMGGNHNISRNRFYAKKSRRVGIINVGNKNYNKSSVPYLFGILILLVLALFYILFYILTVSKQNKK is encoded by the exons ATGGCAG atgGGTCTCGATCTCGAACTGAAGCTGCACAACTGAACCAGAGCCCTCAAGAGAGGGTAAGAAACCGCTTTCATGGTCGCCCTAGAACTCTTTATGAACAAGAGCCCCAAGGAGAAAGAACTGAACAAGTGCTCcagcaaaatgaaaatagtGAGGCAGAAAATACTGATCAAGGCAACGAGACCAACAACATTAATGAGAATTATTTTCCCGCATTTGAAAGCATAGATGTTGGGATTCAAGAGGCTTACAACGAAGACGGTGAAAGTGGTGATCGAGCAAGGATGGGTGGAAACCACAACATTTCTCGCAATAgattttatgcaaaaaaaagcCGTCGGGTTGGAATTATCAATGTTGGCAACAAGAATTACAACAAGTCGAGCGTACCATATCTTTTTGgtattcttattcttcttgttctagctttattttatattttattttatatattaacaGTTagtaagcaaaacaaaaaatga